A single Lactuca sativa cultivar Salinas chromosome 8, Lsat_Salinas_v11, whole genome shotgun sequence DNA region contains:
- the LOC111911836 gene encoding secreted RxLR effector protein 161-like, protein MLVKYPLSDCKLASTPVSKTDKLHADPTGTDVNHSLYRRMIGSLLYLIASRPDIMFGTVLCARFQANPKESHLIAVKRIFRYLKGTQNLALWYPRDSALELFGYTDSDYAGCNLDKKSTSGGCHFFGNRLISWSSKKQTSVAISTAEAEYVAAGRCCAQLLWIQNQLLDYGLKFTKTPIYFC, encoded by the exons ATGCTTGTTAAGTACCCTCTCAGCGACTGCAAACTGGCTTCTACTCCGGTGTCCAAGACTGATAAGCTACACGCTGATCCCACCGGCACTGATGTTAATCACTCTCTTTATCGACgaatgattggatctcttctCTACCTCATTGCAAGTCgccctgatatcatgtttggaaccgtTCTCTGTGCaagattccaagctaatcccaaggaGTCTCATCTCATTGCAGTTAAACGCATCTTTCGATACTTAAAGGGCACTCAGAACTTGGCATTGTGGTACCCTCGTGACTCAGCACTTGAACTCTTTGGATACACGGATTCCGACTATGCAGGATGCAACTTAGACAAGAAGAGCACGTCAGGTGGATGTCATTTCTTTGGAAATCGACTAATCAGttggtctagcaagaagcaaaccTCAGTAGCTATctccactgcagaagctgagtatgttgcagctgggagatgttgtgctcaaCTCTTATGGATTCAGAATCAACTTTTAGACTATGGGCTTAAATTCACAAAGACTCCTATATATT TTTGTTAA